One part of the Equus asinus isolate D_3611 breed Donkey chromosome 6, EquAss-T2T_v2, whole genome shotgun sequence genome encodes these proteins:
- the LOC123286221 gene encoding uncharacterized protein C2orf78-like: MPLMYKSAGWQEACVAQGARATQTSSGIVSSSLGSAVDASSSFLAMSENFQNPSLLGTPNSLQLSLPVVSDAASLAGSVCNFSRVSAPAVSSGWLLPSASGTSSQPLMGSAYLYQHSSTTMLSGVTGQSQSSTSAASYPGLFEWGVPGSTAQESSSLGDCTLTVTGHDTTVSSMSMAAHYDRTSGANNLVPLYPSLSTSLVQGTPSQVPNQGHSLSLPYQEGSQVYYYGHGTLGPLLSGELGPCLQSYGSVSYTGAGASAPQPEMVLVLKEIQPTHVLPPASTSGVYYAASAPAIPQTRSQVVETSLGRETFLGLQPPSQTFCLQQTPEFPKSCSSRNTQMLQSNPPHEPADISLTASLQTSNSNLLALSPAPKNWDEFNTNLSKPLDPDQIPIQNQDPLLQPLEIPDILQLLACIDPLGPEDHPASENADLGKSSLSLEGQGTLENGTEARGGFADIATLMEDGHLPQLFDPLKDLDQPQGPELIQAKETGAIESIQLQEKSSGRKAASDNTRKNKHQASEPLDGAPKAKIQPKDPECLSGGEGLICNAAASDRAPENEAEHSNSKPQKAAPSRISTTKSHGQERTKKTRGNNPKKAGESRQSGTEVRVEEKPMMPRMKRRKNQPELSQETFKRPRTSLGQHMLESVQVFHALGRKSEKNTGPSSSRALGTSSNPKHPQPCPAIKPWLDKPLEGQCPEETQVKAQKAESSAEMECPPPSRDELPPPGKVRLVPLPFLSVDKPPARPVPRRPQALASHRPAVADPARPASTNSAQPTAVNSTHPAPASLTGPARPARPITTNPTRPGWTNPTRPSGPQCPASRPAPYRTASCTSLQQEPVATAVPMLQAPPKPPAQYLLEDFSKQPIPWRKPVIPGPVMSEPITQEQRPEREAMKRQAQQEREKAAKYTSWGKVQFFIEREKEMEISRYYGYAI, translated from the exons aaaatttccaaaatccaTCCTTACTTGGAACTCCAAACTCCCTgcagctctctcttcctgtggTGAGCGACGCAGCTTCCCTAGCAGGAAGTGTCTGCAATTTCTCCAGAGTCTCTGCTCCAGCCGTCAGTTCAGGATGGCTACTGCCATCAGCCTCGGGCACCTCTTCCCAGCCACTCATGGGCAGCGCCTACCTTTACCAACATTCTAGCACAACCATGCTGTCTGGAGTGACTGGCCAGAGCCAGAGCTCCACCTCAGCTGCTTCCTATCCGGGTCTCTTTGAGTGGGGTGTCCCAGGAAGCACTGCACAGGAGTCCTCTTCACTCGGAGACTGCACTCTGACTGTCACTGGCCACGACACAACGGTTTCTTCCATGTCTATGGCAGCACACTATGACAGAACTTCAGGTGCCAATAACCTGGTCCCACTGTATCCATCACTTTCCACCAGCCTTGTTCAGGGAACACCATCTCAGGTTCCAAATCAGGGACACAGCCTGTCACTTCCCTACCAGGAAGGAAGCCAGGTGTACTACTATGGTCACGGCACACTGGGGCCTCTGCTGTCTGGAGAACTTGGCCCCTGCCTGCAGTCCTACGGCTCTGTGTCCTACACAggagctggggcctctgctcctcaACCAGAAATGGTGTTGGTACTAAAGGAGATTCAGCCCACACATGTCCTTCCACCAGCCTCCACCTCTGGGGTCTACTACGCTGCGTCTGCTCCAGCCATCCCACAAACCAGATCTCAAG TGGTGGAAACCTCCCTGGGGAGAGAGACTTTCCTGGGACTGCAACCTCCAAGCCAGACATTTTGTCTACAGCAAACTCCAGAATTCCCCAAATCCTGCAGTAGCAGAAATACCCAGATGCTGCAGAGTAACCCACCACATGAGCCTGCAGACATTTCACTGACAGCTTCACTCCAGACTTCGAACAGTAACCTCCTGGCACTGTCTCCAGCTCCAAAGAATTGGGATGAGTTTAACACCAACCTTTCAAAGCCCCTGGATCCCGACCAGATCCCAATACAAAACCAAGATCCGCTACTACAGCCTTTAGAAATTCCTGATATTCTCCAGCTCCTGGCCTGCATCGATCCCCTCGGGCCAGAGGACCACCCTGCTTCCGAAAACGCTGATCTGGGAAAGAGTAGCCTGAGTCTTGAGGGCCAAGGGACACTGGAAAACGGGACCGAGGCTAGGGGTGGCTTTGCAGACATCGCTACACTGATGGAGGATGGTCACCTTCCCCAACTATTCGACCCCTTGAAAGACCTTGATCAACCCCAAGGCCCCGAGCTGATCCAAGCCAAAGAGACAGGAGCCATCGAGTCCATCCAGCTGCAGGAAAAGTCGAGCGGCAGAAAGGCTGCCTCCGATAACACCAGGAAGAACAAACATCAGGCCTCTGAGCCTCTCGATGGTGCTCCCAAGGCCAAAATCCAGCCAAAGGACCCAGAGTGCCTGTCAGGGGGAGAAGGGCTGATTTGCAATGCTGCAGCCAGTGACAGGGCTCCTGAGAACGAGGCCGAGCACTCCAACAGCAAACCTCAGAAAGCCGCACCCAGCAGGATCAGTACAACTAAGAGCCATGGGCAGGAAAGGACCAAGAAGACCAGAGGAAACAACCCCAAGAAAGCCGGAGAGAGTCGGCAGTCAGGGACTGAAGTCAGGGTGGAAGAGAAGCCAATGATGCCCAGGATGAAGCGGAGGAAGAATCAACCCGAGCTGAGCCAAGAAACCTTTAAGCGGCCTCGAACCAGCCTCGGCCAGCACATGCTGGAATCGGTGCAGGTGTTTCATGCTCTGGGGAGGAAGAGTGAGAAGAACACCGGGCCCTCTTCCTCCCGGGCCCTGGGAACCTCCAGCAACCCCaaacacccccagccctgcccagctatCAAACCGTGGCTGGATAAACCACTGGAGGGTCAGTGTCCTGAGGAAACTCAAGTCAAAGCCCAGAAAGCAGAGAGCAGTGCTGAAATGGAGTGTCCACCTCCATCCCGGGACGAGCTGCCACCTCCTGGGAAGGTCAGGTTGGTACCTTTGCCTTTTCTGTCCGTGGACAAGCCTCCAGCTCGACCTGTTCCTCGGAGGCCACAGGCTCTGGCCTCACATCGGCCTGCTGTGGCAGACCCTGCCCGGCCTGCTTCCACCAACTCAGCTCAACCAACTGCAGTCAATTCCACCCACCCAGCTCCTGCATCTTTGACAGGTCCTGCCAGACCAGCTCGGCCAATTACCACCAACCCCACTCGACCGGGTTGGACCAACCCCACCCGGCCTAGCGGCCCTCAGTGTCCTGCTTCAAGGCCTGCACCTTACAGAACAGCATCTTGCACTTCTCTCCAGCAGGAGCCCGTTGCCACTGCTGTGCCCATGCTCCAGGCCCCGCCCAAGCCTCCCGCCCAGTATCTACTGGAGGATTTCAGCAAGCAACCAATTCCATGGAGGAAACCCGTCATTCCAGGGCCAGTGATGTCAGAGCCCATCACACAGGAACAGAGGCCAGAGCGGGAGGCCATGAAGAGGCAGGCTCAACAGGAGCGTGAGAAGGCTGCCAAGTACACCTCTTGGGGGAAAGTGCAGTTTTTCattgagagggaaaaagaaatggaaatttctcGATACTATGGCTACGCGATATAA